One Proteiniborus ethanoligenes genomic window carries:
- a CDS encoding site-specific DNA-methyltransferase: MKEINLSGETPDIAEENIQKLKQIFPDVFTEDKVDFEKLQQVLGEYVEHSKERYNFTWNGKGQALRLSQTPSLGTLRPCKEESKDWDTTQNLYIEGDNLEVLKLLQKSYHSKVKMIYIDPPYNTGKDFVYPDDFHDSLENYKKLTGQVDSEGNRLSTNTEASGRYHTDWLNMMYPRLRLARNLLADDGVIFISIDDNEVANLKKICDEIFGEDNFTGEIIRKTKSMTGDEGAGFNLQHENLIFYAKNKDNLVLNGEEKTFNNYTNPDNDPKGEWTSGDPSAKSGSESTYFEIINPFTNKADLPPKGRFWAFSKASLEKYIENGKIKFKKEYRDNERGFIFKRYKNELQSLFNPVNSLFPIENEYMNQVGTKEVQLILEGELFNNPKPVLFIEKLVKYSVSKNDIILDFFSGSATTAHAVMQLNAEDGGNRKFIMVQLPEPTDNPEFANICEIGKERIRRAGEKIKEENKDKENIANLDIGFKVLKLDTSNIRKWQPDYDNLEQSLLDYVDNYMEGRTELDVVYEIMLKYGLDLTYPVDEFTLAQKKVYSIGFGMLMICLDNEITIEVAKGILEKVKELAPESTRVVFKDNGFKTDSNKTNIKEILKSGGIEEFITI, translated from the coding sequence ATGAAGGAGATTAATCTAAGTGGTGAAACCCCTGATATTGCAGAGGAGAATATTCAAAAGCTAAAACAAATATTTCCCGATGTATTTACGGAGGACAAGGTTGACTTTGAAAAATTGCAACAGGTATTAGGTGAATATGTAGAACATAGTAAGGAACGCTACAACTTCACATGGAACGGTAAAGGCCAAGCCTTGCGTTTATCACAGACACCTTCACTAGGTACTCTTAGACCATGTAAAGAGGAAAGCAAAGACTGGGATACAACCCAGAATCTTTACATAGAGGGGGATAACCTAGAAGTGCTAAAGCTTTTACAAAAGAGCTACCATAGCAAGGTTAAGATGATATATATAGACCCACCCTATAACACCGGAAAAGACTTTGTATATCCTGACGACTTCCACGACAGTCTTGAGAATTATAAGAAGCTCACAGGACAAGTAGATAGTGAAGGCAATAGACTAAGTACAAATACAGAAGCAAGTGGTCGTTACCACACTGACTGGCTTAATATGATGTACCCAAGACTAAGGCTCGCAAGGAACTTGCTTGCTGATGATGGGGTTATTTTTATTAGCATTGATGATAATGAGGTAGCAAATTTAAAAAAAATTTGTGATGAGATATTTGGAGAGGATAATTTTACAGGAGAAATAATAAGAAAGACTAAGTCTATGACTGGAGATGAAGGAGCAGGCTTTAATTTACAGCATGAAAACTTAATCTTTTACGCAAAAAACAAAGATAATCTTGTTTTAAACGGTGAAGAAAAAACCTTTAATAATTATACGAATCCTGATAATGACCCTAAGGGTGAATGGACTTCTGGAGACCCTAGTGCGAAAAGTGGAAGTGAATCGACTTATTTTGAGATAATCAATCCATTTACCAATAAAGCTGATTTGCCACCAAAGGGGAGGTTCTGGGCATTTTCAAAAGCCAGCTTAGAAAAATATATTGAAAATGGAAAAATAAAATTTAAAAAGGAATATAGAGATAACGAAAGAGGATTTATTTTTAAAAGGTATAAAAATGAATTACAGAGCTTATTCAATCCTGTTAATAGCCTATTTCCAATAGAAAACGAGTACATGAACCAAGTTGGTACAAAAGAAGTTCAACTAATTTTAGAAGGTGAACTTTTCAACAACCCGAAGCCAGTTTTATTTATAGAGAAACTAGTTAAGTACTCAGTTTCTAAAAATGATATAATCCTCGATTTCTTTTCAGGCTCCGCCACCACAGCCCATGCCGTAATGCAACTTAATGCAGAGGATGGTGGCAACCGTAAATTTATTATGGTCCAGCTCCCAGAACCAACAGATAACCCTGAATTTGCAAATATCTGTGAGATAGGCAAGGAGCGTATTCGTCGTGCAGGTGAGAAAATTAAAGAAGAAAATAAGGATAAAGAGAACATAGCAAACCTTGATATAGGCTTTAAGGTATTGAAACTGGACACTTCTAATATCCGAAAATGGCAACCCGACTATGATAATTTGGAACAATCTTTATTGGATTATGTAGATAACTATATGGAAGGTAGAACAGAGTTGGATGTTGTCTATGAGATAATGCTTAAATACGGTCTTGACCTAACCTATCCAGTTGATGAGTTTACTCTTGCACAGAAGAAGGTTTATTCTATTGGATTTGGTATGCTGATGATTTGCCTTGATAACGAGATTACAATAGAAGTTGCTAAAGGCATTTTAGAAAAGGTAAAAGAATTAGCTCCTGAAAGCACTAGAGTTGTTTTTAAGGATAATGGATTTAAGACAGATAGCAACAAGACCAATATCAAGGAGATTCTTAAATCTGGCGGAATTGAAGAATTTATAACTATATAG
- a CDS encoding DUF4391 domain-containing protein, giving the protein MDTYDFLNIPDSCFIGNTIYKKLFYENADLSTRDKSLFTDTVSKITWLYCLKPETINIPAYKDEMRDYPEIEVIEVLVHKDYKLKRIAEIIMRTIPYPMLLIFKLEDKRQFYVAHQRINQSDSSKNTIEEFIATEWLDSDSALFAKLDIKQMRFTNFYALYSDIVDAISIYNLSAIMPTDENITGIEARELSAQIEDIEQEIASLRAKLKKESQFNRKMELNIKIKKLEQDRKGILGEIYER; this is encoded by the coding sequence ATGGATACTTACGATTTTCTTAATATACCTGATAGCTGCTTTATCGGTAACACTATTTACAAAAAGCTATTCTATGAAAATGCTGATTTGTCTACTAGGGATAAGTCATTATTTACAGATACCGTAAGCAAGATAACTTGGCTTTACTGCCTTAAACCTGAAACTATAAATATACCAGCCTATAAGGATGAAATGCGAGACTATCCTGAGATTGAAGTGATAGAAGTCCTTGTGCATAAAGATTACAAGCTTAAAAGAATAGCAGAAATCATTATGAGGACTATACCCTACCCTATGTTGCTGATTTTTAAGCTGGAAGATAAGAGGCAGTTTTATGTAGCTCACCAGAGGATTAACCAAAGTGATAGTAGTAAGAATACCATCGAGGAATTTATAGCCACTGAATGGCTAGATAGTGATAGTGCTTTATTTGCTAAGCTTGATATAAAGCAAATGAGGTTTACAAACTTCTATGCACTTTATAGTGATATTGTTGATGCTATCAGTATTTATAACCTATCAGCTATTATGCCGACGGATGAAAATATAACAGGTATAGAAGCAAGAGAACTTTCAGCACAAATAGAGGATATAGAACAAGAGATTGCAAGCTTACGAGCTAAGCTTAAAAAAGAAAGCCAGTTTAATCGTAAGATGGAACTGAATATAAAAATTAAGAAATTAGAGCAGGACCGAAAAGGTATTTTAGGAGAGATATATGAACGATAA
- a CDS encoding helicase-related protein, translating to MKPPKVLDNKKYRVVDELKVELNKGSKLSVISAYFTIYAYAELKKELSKIDNMRFIFTEPTFVHKDQELIREYYIERNPEKKMSGNEFEIKLRNEMKQAAIAKECAQWLEKKAEIKSLRQANPAQPRLVYIENPGDNVSINGTVDFTSDGLGITPSNRLDSNMCLYGKDYTISFLQAFDELWEDETAVQDVKEKVLEQMRILYKENTPEFIYFVTLYNIFNNYLDELTEDNIVKSRTGFKETFIWNKLYKFQKDGVMGAIDKIEKYNGCIIADSVGLGKTFTALAVIKYYELRNDRVLVIVPKKLRENWTVYTMNDKRNIFSGDRFNYDVLNHTDLSRTSGYSGEINLATLNWSNYDLVVIDESHNFRNNPPVKGRITRYERFMNDIIKAGVKTKVLMLSATPVNNKMNDIKNQIAFITEGRNDAFSSVGLDNLELILRKAQAVFNRWSELPDPERTTESFVNMMDLDYFKLLDTVTIARSRKHIEKYYNLEEIGKFPTRLTPENRYPIIDTKGEFPPIEEINRLIKKLTLCVYSPLGYVLPEKRAAYEKKYDMTVGTNNSVFRQTDREQSLVGLMRVGILKRMESSINSFALTVENILYKIDKTLEAIEKRHFDYDAEMDISDIDIDDPEYDNLMFGNNVKVLLQDMDLIKWKQDLLADKDKLETILLEAINVTPDRDAKLIELRTLIENKIKDPINTGNRKVIIFTAFADTAKYLYKHLSEEFADRGIYAAIVTGSGDNHSTLPIPKELRRTVKMTDINTVLTLFSPISKECSKVYPEVNEHIDILIATDCISEGQNLQDCDYLVNYDIHWNPVRIIQRFGRIDRIGSQNDYIKLVNFWPTKDLDEYINLQQRVKGRMVLLDVSATGEENVIENNPSKEMKDLEYRKKQLKKLQNEVVDLEDISGAISITDLTFNDFKIELMEYMKTKRKALDEAPNGMYAVTKIDESISDIVKPGVIFTLRQVKGKDQSKEQNPLFPYYMVYITDDGEVQLSFLHSKKILDYYKKLCSGKDEVLKELVEEFNKETNDGRKMEHYSDLLEASIENLIGKKQDIGVASLFSKGGTTMQRSLFDGIEDFELITFLVLKS from the coding sequence ATGAAACCACCTAAGGTATTGGATAATAAGAAATATAGGGTTGTAGATGAGTTAAAAGTGGAACTAAACAAGGGTTCAAAGCTATCAGTTATATCAGCTTACTTTACAATTTATGCCTATGCAGAGCTTAAAAAGGAGCTTAGTAAGATAGATAATATGAGATTCATTTTTACAGAACCCACCTTTGTACATAAGGACCAAGAGCTTATTCGGGAATATTATATAGAGCGTAACCCCGAGAAAAAGATGTCAGGGAACGAATTTGAAATAAAGCTTAGAAATGAAATGAAGCAGGCGGCCATAGCCAAGGAATGTGCCCAGTGGCTAGAAAAGAAAGCAGAAATTAAGTCTCTAAGGCAAGCAAATCCAGCTCAACCAAGGCTGGTTTACATAGAAAACCCCGGCGATAATGTTTCCATAAATGGAACAGTTGACTTTACTTCTGATGGACTGGGTATCACTCCTTCCAATAGATTAGACAGCAATATGTGTTTGTATGGCAAAGACTATACCATAAGTTTTCTGCAAGCCTTCGATGAACTGTGGGAGGACGAAACAGCCGTCCAAGATGTAAAAGAGAAAGTTCTTGAACAAATGCGTATTCTTTATAAGGAAAATACACCTGAGTTTATCTACTTTGTTACCCTTTACAATATATTCAACAACTATCTTGACGAGCTAACCGAGGATAACATTGTTAAAAGCCGTACAGGTTTCAAGGAAACTTTTATCTGGAATAAATTGTATAAGTTCCAGAAAGACGGTGTTATGGGGGCTATAGATAAAATTGAAAAGTACAATGGCTGCATCATAGCCGACAGTGTTGGACTTGGTAAGACATTTACGGCACTGGCTGTAATTAAATACTACGAATTAAGAAATGACAGGGTTCTTGTTATCGTACCCAAGAAGCTTCGTGAAAACTGGACTGTATACACCATGAATGATAAGCGTAATATCTTCTCTGGTGATAGATTCAATTACGATGTTCTAAATCATACTGACCTGAGCAGGACAAGTGGCTACTCAGGAGAGATTAACCTTGCCACCCTTAATTGGTCTAACTATGACCTAGTAGTGATAGATGAAAGCCATAACTTTAGAAACAATCCACCAGTCAAAGGTCGTATAACTCGCTATGAACGATTTATGAATGACATAATAAAAGCAGGTGTTAAGACCAAGGTCTTAATGCTATCAGCAACACCTGTAAACAATAAGATGAATGATATTAAGAACCAGATAGCATTTATAACAGAGGGCAGAAATGATGCCTTTTCCAGTGTTGGTTTAGATAACCTTGAACTTATACTTAGAAAGGCTCAAGCTGTATTTAATAGGTGGTCTGAACTTCCTGACCCTGAAAGAACAACAGAAAGCTTTGTCAATATGATGGATTTAGACTACTTTAAGCTTTTGGATACCGTAACTATTGCTCGCTCTAGGAAACATATAGAGAAGTATTATAATTTGGAAGAGATAGGCAAGTTCCCCACAAGACTAACCCCTGAAAACAGGTATCCTATCATTGATACTAAAGGTGAGTTTCCTCCTATAGAGGAAATCAATAGGCTTATTAAAAAGCTTACCCTGTGTGTCTATTCACCCTTGGGCTATGTTCTTCCCGAGAAGAGAGCTGCTTATGAGAAAAAGTACGATATGACCGTTGGTACGAACAATAGCGTCTTTAGGCAGACAGATAGGGAGCAAAGCTTAGTTGGGCTTATGCGTGTAGGTATCTTAAAGAGGATGGAAAGCTCTATTAATTCTTTTGCTTTAACTGTTGAGAATATTCTCTATAAAATAGATAAGACCCTTGAGGCCATAGAGAAAAGGCATTTTGACTATGATGCTGAAATGGATATTAGTGATATTGACATAGATGACCCTGAATATGACAACCTGATGTTTGGTAACAATGTCAAGGTTTTACTGCAGGATATGGACCTTATCAAGTGGAAGCAAGACCTTTTAGCTGATAAGGACAAGCTAGAAACTATCCTATTGGAAGCTATAAATGTAACACCCGATAGAGATGCAAAGCTTATAGAGCTTAGAACCTTAATAGAAAATAAGATTAAGGACCCTATCAATACAGGAAACAGGAAGGTGATTATATTTACAGCCTTTGCAGACACGGCCAAGTACTTATATAAGCATTTATCTGAGGAATTTGCTGATAGAGGTATTTACGCTGCTATTGTAACAGGTAGTGGAGATAACCACTCGACCCTACCTATACCAAAGGAGCTGAGAAGGACGGTTAAGATGACAGACATAAATACGGTGCTGACTCTATTTTCGCCTATTTCTAAGGAGTGTTCTAAGGTATATCCAGAGGTTAATGAACATATTGATATTCTTATTGCAACGGACTGTATTTCTGAAGGACAGAACCTACAAGACTGCGATTATCTTGTAAATTATGATATACACTGGAATCCTGTAAGGATTATCCAAAGGTTTGGACGTATTGACCGTATAGGCTCTCAGAACGATTATATTAAGCTAGTAAACTTCTGGCCAACTAAGGACTTAGACGAGTATATAAACCTTCAACAACGAGTTAAGGGCAGAATGGTTTTATTGGACGTATCAGCCACAGGTGAAGAAAATGTTATAGAAAACAATCCAAGTAAGGAAATGAAGGACCTTGAATACCGTAAGAAGCAACTAAAAAAGCTACAGAATGAGGTTGTAGACCTAGAAGATATATCAGGAGCTATATCCATTACAGACCTGACCTTTAATGACTTTAAGATTGAATTAATGGAGTATATGAAAACCAAGAGAAAAGCCTTAGATGAAGCACCAAATGGAATGTATGCCGTTACAAAAATAGACGAGAGCATTAGCGACATAGTAAAACCCGGAGTGATATTTACTCTTAGACAGGTCAAAGGCAAAGACCAGAGCAAAGAGCAGAACCCTCTATTTCCTTACTATATGGTCTATATCACAGATGACGGAGAGGTACAGCTATCCTTCCTTCATTCCAAGAAGATATTAGACTACTATAAAAAGCTATGCTCAGGTAAAGACGAAGTGTTAAAAGAACTGGTAGAGGAATTTAACAAGGAAACTAATGATGGTCGTAAAATGGAGCATTATTCGGATTTACTGGAAGCTTCCATTGAAAACCTAATAGGTAAGAAGCAAGACATTGGAGTAGCCAGTCTTTTCTCTAAAGGTGGTACTACAATGCAGAGAAGCCTATTTGACGGTATAGAAGACTTTGAACTAATCACATTCCTAGTCTTAAAAAGTTAA
- a CDS encoding DNA-binding protein, translated as MEYLSAKEVAEKWDISRRRVQILCEEGRIQGAFKFSYIWLIPMDAEKPADRRKTKKEANE; from the coding sequence ATGGAGTATCTATCAGCGAAGGAAGTAGCTGAAAAGTGGGATATTTCAAGACGGAGAGTTCAGATACTTTGTGAAGAAGGCAGAATACAAGGAGCTTTTAAGTTTAGTTATATCTGGCTCATACCTATGGACGCAGAGAAACCTGCAGATAGAAGAAAAACAAAGAAAGAAGCTAATGAATAA
- a CDS encoding recombinase family protein, which produces MAVYGYHRTSTADQHLDRGIKAINDYCIANNIKIDEMFTDQKTGKNFNRPDYQALKRIAKNKSDIIIISEVDRLGRNKEETLKELQHYKALGVRLMILEIPTTLVDYSTMESSLASMLMETINNMLIEMYATIAHAEMIKREKRQAEGIQTMKDRGEWDKYGRPAAIDYDKFKKEYGKVQAGHIKPFELINQLGMAKSTYYKYAKQVKDELYTKEVCTV; this is translated from the coding sequence ATGGCTGTATACGGTTATCATAGAACAAGTACTGCCGACCAGCATTTAGACAGAGGTATTAAAGCTATCAATGATTATTGCATTGCTAACAACATTAAGATAGATGAAATGTTTACGGACCAGAAAACAGGTAAAAATTTTAACAGGCCAGACTATCAAGCATTAAAAAGGATAGCAAAGAATAAATCTGATATAATTATAATATCAGAGGTCGACCGCCTTGGCCGCAATAAAGAAGAAACCCTAAAAGAACTCCAGCATTACAAAGCACTTGGTGTCAGGCTTATGATTTTAGAAATACCTACTACCTTGGTTGATTATTCAACTATGGAAAGTTCATTAGCCAGTATGCTAATGGAAACTATAAATAATATGTTAATCGAGATGTACGCTACTATTGCACACGCTGAGATGATTAAAAGAGAAAAACGCCAAGCTGAGGGCATACAAACTATGAAAGACCGTGGTGAGTGGGATAAATACGGTAGGCCAGCTGCTATAGATTATGATAAGTTTAAAAAAGAATACGGTAAAGTACAAGCAGGCCATATTAAGCCCTTTGAGCTAATAAATCAACTAGGTATGGCAAAGTCCACTTACTATAAGTATGCTAAACAAGTCAAGGATGAGCTGTATACTAAGGAGGTCTGTACAGTATGA